The Yersinia entomophaga nucleotide sequence AGCCAGCAAGATAACTCGCCAACTGGACAGCCAGCCATTCACGCTGGAAAGCTGGAAAGCCTACCTGACTTACATTTCCACCAATTGCCGCTGGATGCTGGAAGACCGCCCTGATACTCGCTCCGGAAAGACGTGGCAGAAAAAAGGGTTGGAGTATTTCCTGAACGATGAAACTTATCTTCAAGTCCGAGAGGGGGCCAAGGATGACCGTTGATTACAAAACACCACCACACAACCTCGACGCAGAACAGAGTGTTCTTGGCGGCCTGATGCTGGATGACGGCAGTGATAACGTTGCTAAAGTCCTGTCCATGCTGAAACCCGAATCGTTTTACACCCGCCCGCACCAAGTTATTTTTTCTGAAATTAAAGACTTGGTTAGCAGGCAGATCCCTATTGACCTTCTGACACTATTCAACCAGATGGAGAACAAGGGGATTAGCAGCACTGTAGGTGGTTTTGCTTACATGGCAGAGCTATCGAAGAACACCCCCAGCGCCGCGAATATCGTGCATTACGCGATGGAAGTACGCGATAAGGCGATCACTCGTTACAGCATTGCCAAAACAAATGCGATGACCGAGTTGCTTTATGCCAACAACGGTATGACGGCGACCCAAAAGCTTGAGGCGATACAGGCGCTATCTACCGAGATCACAGATCACGCCAAGACAGGTAACCGCAGAGGACTGCGAACATTCGAGAGTGTGTTCTCAGATTGGGTTGATGTTGTCGAACAACGACTTTCCGGTGACCCGCGAGCTGTTGGGTTAACCAGCGGGATCGCATCACTGGACGCCATGCTGGAACCTAAGCGAATTGTGAAAGGGTCACTGTTCGTGGTTGGTGCCCGCCCCAAAATGGGTAAGACAACGCTCTATTCAAACATGGCTATCAACTGCGCACTGAATGAGAATCTCCCGGCGCTGGCGTTTAGCCTTGAAATGCCTGATGTGCAGCTTGGCGAAGGCATGATTTCCCAAGCCTCAGGAGTATCCAGCAGTAATTTTTATCTTGATGGGTACGACGATAACCGTTTTGCGTTGGCGTCTGCGAAAGGGTTAGAGCTGGCGAGAAGTGGCAATCTGTACATCGACGATACGCCGGGACTTTCACTGTCTCACATCGTTTCTGAGTGCCGCCGCATCAAGCGCGAACGTGGTGTTGTAGGCATGGTATTAGTTGACTACCTCACACTGATGTCAGCCGAAAAAGCAGACCGTAATGATCTGGCTTACGGGATGATCACCAAGGGGCTAAAGAACCTCGCCAAAGAACTTGATTGCGTTGTCGTTCTGCTGACTCAGCTAAACCGTGATTTAGAAAGGCGCGTCAATAAGCGGCCTCAACCAAGCGACTCCCGCGACACAGGACAGATTGAGCAAGACTGTGATTACTGGCTGGGAATATACCGCGAAGGTGCTTACGACGAAAACGCCAATCAGCAGGACACCGAATTACTACTCCGGCTTAACCGGCACGGCAGCGGCGGGGTGGTATTCGTCGAGCAACGTCATGGCGCAATCTATGACTGCAACCAGGATCAGGCTAAAGCAAAGGCGGCTGAATCTGAGCGCCGGTCAACTAAAAAACAAGGTGGTTTCTAATGGAACTGACTCGCGAAGATGAATTAACCATTGAGCAATATATTCGCCTTGCTCACAACGGCTACACCGGCCCGGTATTTATCTGGCTTGACCGGCTGAAGGAGCTTCACATGAAACGCGCACAACTGATTGCCTGGACTGCTATCACCTGCGCCAGATACGAATCGAAGAGGGCTGCATGATGGACATAACTAAATCGCGGGAAGAGTTTGAAGCTTGGCTTAAATCGAAAATCCCAACGACTTACCGCCTTGCATTTGAGTGTGGCGACGATGGCGAGTTAACCAACTTAGCTAAAGCGTCAGTGTTAGATATGCGGACAGCGTGGCAAGCGTCGCGAGAAAGCATTGAGGTGGAGTTTCCAGACCAGCGAGATGAAAACTTCGACACTGATACCGCCTACAACGAAGGGTTGAGTGCCACCGCCAACGCCCTCCGAACTGCTGGCATTCGAATCAAGGGAGAGAGTGAATGAAAACAACGGAAGCCGTAATGTGCGTAGCATGCAGATATCACCACTTGAAGCTAGAGAGGGTTGTCATGAGTGATGAGTCTTCTGGCACCAAAAGAAAATGCTGCCCAAAGTGTGGCTGTGGCGGGTTTATTAACGTTGAGGTAAAGCCATGAAAGAATTAGATAGATTTACATCTGAGAGACTAGAAAGCCTTTGCGATTATCGACCAAACAGAGTCACTAATCTGATTAATTTCAGGGAAATCGCAGCACTAGCCCGCATCGCGTTAGCTGCAAAGAGGGCTGAGCCTGTTGGTTATTTAGAGCAAAACCATTTGGATTATCTTCGATCCGGTTCTGATGCTGATATTTGGCCTGAGGGCGGTGCAGGTGATATCCCTGTCTATCTCGCCCCACAGTTGAACTCTCCGGTAATTCCGGAAGGTTGGAAACTATTACCGAAAGAGGCAACTTTAGCCATGCTCACGCTATTGGGATTAACAGGCAGCTTTGAAAGTATGCAAGAGCGCTATGCCAATATGCTAGCCGCCGCACCGGAGAAGCCACTATGACAAAGCATACCTATCTACTCCGAAATACCCAGGTACGTGACAACGCCATAGCAGCGATCCGCAGTGTGCCGCTTGATGAGAAAAAGCCGATTGAGGTTCTCATTCAGGAGAAGAAACGCAGCAATGACCAGAATCGGAAAATGTGGCCACTTTTGCACGACCTATCAAAACAGGTTCTCTGGTTCGGTGAGAAGTACGATGAAGCTGACTGGAAAGACCTGATTACTGCGATGGTGGCTAAGGCCAAAAATCAGGATCAGCGTACGGCTCCTGGAATCGGCGGCGGGGTGGTGATGTTCGGCCAGCGTACTAGCAAGATGCGAGTGAGTGAGATGGTGGAGGTTATCGAGGCTATCTACTGGTTCGGCACTGAGCAGGGCGTGATATTCAGCGATGCATCCAAGCTGGAAATCGAGTGGGCTAACCGGTGGGGAAATACACCATGCGACAAAGGCAAAGCAGCATAGTTTTCGCCCTAGACAATCTTATCTTCCGCAAGACATCCCGAACCAAACCTAAACCCCCAATCCCCGCCAGCGAAATACCCACATATGACGCTATCTATCCGTTATTAGCTAAACGCTGGCTAAGACTCAGGAGTAGAAAGAATGCCTGATATTTACCAAAAGATTAACGGGGCCGATTACCGACGAATATTTGTCGTTGGTGATATCCACGGCTGCCTGAATAAGCTCGATGAGAAATTACTCTCAGTAGATTTCGATGAGAGCAAAGACTTGCTGATATCCGTAGGCGACCTGATTGACCGAGGTTCACAGAACGTCGAATGCCTCGACCTGATAACGCAGCCTTGGTTTCGTGCGGTTCGTGGCAATCATGAGCAAATGGCGATTGATGCACTGGATGGAAAATATGGAATGGCTGAATGCTGGGTAGCTAACGGCGGAATGTGGTTTTTCTGTCTCGACCCCGACCAAAAACTATTGGCAACCAGCTTAATTAATCAGGCCGCTGCGCTGCCGCTGGTGATCGAAGTGACAACTGACAGCGGTAAATATGTAGTGGCCCACGCCGACTACCCTGGCAATGAATATTATTACGGAAAGCCGGTTAGTGAGGAGCTTGTTATTTGGAATCGGGATCGCGTGGGTGACGCTATGGATGGTTTAGGTGCAGAAATAACTGGGGCAAAGCAGTTTATCTTCGGCCATACGCCAATGAGTAAACCCAGCCAATTTAAAAACCAATTCTATATCGACACTGGTGCGGTATTTGGGCGTGAGTTAACAGTTATCCAGATTCAAGGGGAGCAGGCATGACTCAGTTACCGCAATCCGTATGCGTGTATTGCTTCTTGATGCTTAACAAGGGTGAAACCTACGCCCAAAAAGAAGCGGCTAAGCGAGATGTCGGCACTGGGATTAATCAGATACCGGATATGTGGAGTTTTACCAGCTCAATGACCTCAACAGGCTGGATGAAGCGACCCGATGGTTTAATTGAACAATGGGGAGAATCATCCTTTTCCAGATCAAATGACCAGTTTTTTTATGCTGACGCTTTTTTCCCAATAGCGTTCCCCAATAAAGTTTTAAATATGAGTGTGACACTCCACGGCATCACCGATATTTCGATAATAGGAAAAACGCTCGCTGCGGATATGTTAGCAAGAACATGGGCAGCGATCCCACTGAGCAAGAAAAGCGGGGAAAACATCCCTACAGCGCAAAGAGTTATGTGGCGCGTTATTGGTTATTAAGTGAGGTTTAAATGAATTATTTCTACAGCCCAGCGAATAATGCCGCTTATCCAGAATCGTTAAAAACGGAATATCAGGCTGCGCAAAGTTGGCCGGAGGATGCCGTTAAAATAACGGACGAGACTTATCAGACGTTTTTTGCCTGTGCTTCGCCAGCCGGTAAAACCAGAATAGCCGGAAAGCAAGGCCAGCCAGTTTGGGAGGATATTCCCGTTTATGTCCCTACCGATGATGAATTGGCCGCCCGTGCTCGCCGCTATCGCGATGCTTTCATTCAAGCCACCGATCCCATGATGGTCAGTGATTATTCTATTGACGACGTACCGCTGACGGAAGAGCAGCGCAGCGAGCTAATCGCCACTCGTTTAGCGTTCAAACAGTGGCCGACGCTGGCGAGCTGGCCGCTGATTGAGTTGCCAGTGATTGCCGGGCTGGATAAATCCCGCTGGCTACTGACGGAAGCGGTGAATAATGGCTACGTGGTGCCGGTGTGGCCGCCAGAATTTCGTTAAATCTTTATAGGCCGCATCGTTCGTGGCCTATAAAAAATCACTCAGGCTTTAGTGGCCACTCGATATTTGGCGCAGTTGAAACGTCAACACGCATCAGCAAAACTCGATATTTTCTCCACTCTGTGAGGTCAGCCTTTTCTTTTTCTGTCGCATCTCCCATATCAACAGCATCCTGCCGCCAGGCAATTTCAGAATCAGCCGCCTCCCTTAATGCCTTTTTTTTCTGGACAGCGCGATATATCAATTCTTCAGGTGAAGGCGGTGGTATATCAACCCATACTGGCCGTCCATTTAATGACCCTATGGTCTTCCTATCTGGTGGAGTAGTTTTCCAGTATTCATTAGATTCCTCATCAGAAAGTAAAACAGCATCACTTGGCCAGGTTTTCTTGTTATATGTACCATCATCTTTCCATGCTGCAGGTATGAATCCATTTAAATTAGCGCTGTAATATACCATTGCATTTCCCTCAATATCCGATAGCAAAAACAAGTGGATTAGCTGTTCCAGGAACTGACCCAGAACCAAATACTTGTGAGAATAGGGTAATAGAATTTAAGTTGGTTGATGTCACTTGAAACATTTGGTCGCATGACCCCGTACCATTCCCCAGAGTGGACACGCTGGAGAACACGCAAGCAGTTGGGAATGCTATAGGGAACGAGAGTGGACCCATGGTGCTCTCACCAGTAGAGGATGGGCCAGCAAACCATTGAATGATCAATCCACCAGGAACATCAGGTATGCGAATATAATCTCTGGTG carries:
- a CDS encoding DnaB-like helicase C-terminal domain-containing protein, giving the protein MTVDYKTPPHNLDAEQSVLGGLMLDDGSDNVAKVLSMLKPESFYTRPHQVIFSEIKDLVSRQIPIDLLTLFNQMENKGISSTVGGFAYMAELSKNTPSAANIVHYAMEVRDKAITRYSIAKTNAMTELLYANNGMTATQKLEAIQALSTEITDHAKTGNRRGLRTFESVFSDWVDVVEQRLSGDPRAVGLTSGIASLDAMLEPKRIVKGSLFVVGARPKMGKTTLYSNMAINCALNENLPALAFSLEMPDVQLGEGMISQASGVSSSNFYLDGYDDNRFALASAKGLELARSGNLYIDDTPGLSLSHIVSECRRIKRERGVVGMVLVDYLTLMSAEKADRNDLAYGMITKGLKNLAKELDCVVVLLTQLNRDLERRVNKRPQPSDSRDTGQIEQDCDYWLGIYREGAYDENANQQDTELLLRLNRHGSGGVVFVEQRHGAIYDCNQDQAKAKAAESERRSTKKQGGF
- a CDS encoding recombination protein NinB — its product is MTKHTYLLRNTQVRDNAIAAIRSVPLDEKKPIEVLIQEKKRSNDQNRKMWPLLHDLSKQVLWFGEKYDEADWKDLITAMVAKAKNQDQRTAPGIGGGVVMFGQRTSKMRVSEMVEVIEAIYWFGTEQGVIFSDASKLEIEWANRWGNTPCDKGKAA
- a CDS encoding metallophosphoesterase, giving the protein MYQKINGADYRRIFVVGDIHGCLNKLDEKLLSVDFDESKDLLISVGDLIDRGSQNVECLDLITQPWFRAVRGNHEQMAIDALDGKYGMAECWVANGGMWFFCLDPDQKLLATSLINQAAALPLVIEVTTDSGKYVVAHADYPGNEYYYGKPVSEELVIWNRDRVGDAMDGLGAEITGAKQFIFGHTPMSKPSQFKNQFYIDTGAVFGRELTVIQIQGEQA
- a CDS encoding gp53-like domain-containing protein; this encodes MTQLPQSVCVYCFLMLNKGETYAQKEAAKRDVGTGINQIPDMWSFTSSMTSTGWMKRPDGLIEQWGESSFSRSNDQFFYADAFFPIAFPNKVLNMSVTLHGITDISIIGKTLAADMLARTWAAIPLSKKSGENIPTAQRVMWRVIGY
- a CDS encoding tail fiber assembly protein, with translation MNYFYSPANNAAYPESLKTEYQAAQSWPEDAVKITDETYQTFFACASPAGKTRIAGKQGQPVWEDIPVYVPTDDELAARARRYRDAFIQATDPMMVSDYSIDDVPLTEEQRSELIATRLAFKQWPTLASWPLIELPVIAGLDKSRWLLTEAVNNGYVVPVWPPEFR
- a CDS encoding tail fiber assembly protein, translated to MVYYSANLNGFIPAAWKDDGTYNKKTWPSDAVLLSDEESNEYWKTTPPDRKTIGSLNGRPVWVDIPPPSPEELIYRAVQKKKALREAADSEIAWRQDAVDMGDATEKEKADLTEWRKYRVLLMRVDVSTAPNIEWPLKPE